One stretch of Candidatus Binatus sp. DNA includes these proteins:
- a CDS encoding glutamate-5-semialdehyde dehydrogenase, translating into MPLEADTIATLKKVWMSAPQMALASTEQKNAALKTLAAAIRSSAAKVVEANKRDLKRASDDGRGGAFVERLTLTPARIEAMAKSVEEVAALADPVGNVIEKWRRPNGLEIAKVRVPLGVIAIIYESRPNVTIDAGALGFKAGNAIVLRGGKEALESNARLADLIGSSLEQHGLNLDAVTLIRNPDREVIQILKRHPELIDLIIPRGGKALKEALEGSAVPLLPHFDGLCHTYVDRGADLKMAEEICFNAKCSRPSVCNAMENLLVHSAVADAILPPLAARMKSAGVELRGDERTRRIVRDARPASDEDWDTEYLDLILSVKIVDSIDEAIAFIGRHGSHLADAIVTDDAKAAARFEREVDSATVYVNASTRFTDGFEFGFGAETGISTNRLHARGPMGLNELTTYKYVIRGSGQVRL; encoded by the coding sequence ATGCCACTCGAAGCCGACACGATTGCGACGCTGAAGAAGGTGTGGATGAGCGCGCCGCAGATGGCGCTCGCGAGCACCGAGCAAAAGAACGCGGCGCTGAAAACGCTGGCGGCGGCGATCCGATCGTCGGCGGCGAAAGTCGTCGAGGCAAACAAACGAGATCTGAAACGCGCGAGCGACGACGGCCGCGGCGGCGCGTTCGTCGAGCGCCTCACGCTGACGCCGGCGCGAATCGAAGCGATGGCCAAAAGCGTCGAGGAGGTCGCGGCGCTGGCGGACCCGGTCGGCAACGTGATCGAGAAATGGCGGCGACCCAACGGTCTCGAGATCGCCAAGGTCCGCGTGCCGCTCGGCGTGATCGCGATCATTTACGAATCGCGCCCCAACGTTACGATCGATGCGGGCGCGCTGGGCTTCAAGGCCGGCAACGCGATCGTCCTGCGCGGCGGCAAGGAGGCGCTCGAGAGCAACGCGCGCCTCGCCGATTTGATCGGTTCATCGCTGGAGCAGCACGGCTTGAACCTCGATGCGGTGACGCTGATCCGCAATCCGGATCGCGAGGTGATTCAAATTTTGAAGCGGCACCCTGAGCTGATCGATCTGATCATTCCGCGCGGGGGAAAAGCGCTGAAGGAAGCGCTCGAAGGATCGGCGGTGCCGTTGCTGCCGCACTTCGACGGTCTCTGCCACACCTACGTCGATCGCGGCGCCGATCTGAAAATGGCGGAGGAGATTTGCTTCAACGCCAAATGCAGCCGGCCTTCGGTCTGCAACGCGATGGAGAATCTACTGGTTCATTCCGCGGTCGCCGACGCGATCCTGCCGCCGCTCGCGGCGCGGATGAAATCGGCGGGCGTTGAACTTCGCGGCGACGAGCGAACGCGCCGAATCGTGCGCGACGCCCGGCCTGCCAGCGACGAGGACTGGGACACCGAGTACCTGGACTTGATCCTGTCGGTGAAGATCGTCGATTCGATCGACGAAGCGATTGCGTTTATCGGGCGCCACGGATCGCATCTGGCGGACGCAATCGTCACCGACGACGCGAAGGCCGCGGCGCGCTTTGAACGCGAGGTCGATTCCGCTACGGTTTACGTTAATGCCTCGACGCGATTTACCGACGGTTTCGAATTCGGCTTCGGCGCCGAGACCGGCATCTCGACCAATCGTCTGCACGCGCGGGGGCCGATGGGACTTAACGAATTGACGACCTACAAGTACGTGATCCGGGGCTCCGGGCAAGTCCGACTTTGA
- the nadD gene encoding nicotinate-nucleotide adenylyltransferase, producing the protein MRVGLFGGSFNPIHFGHLRAAEEVREALSLDLVYFVPAASPPHKVEGELAPGEHRLQMVRLATKGNRHFMTSDVEIRRTGRSYSIETIRHYLATLRQPATLFLMMGADQFAELETWKDPDELTRLCNIAVHTRLMTREQTQPRVSFAALKRFGYTQKEDHYVHPSGQTLSFVDTTFFPISATEIRRKLQRHESINYLLPGDVVDYIQRHALY; encoded by the coding sequence ATGCGCGTAGGACTGTTCGGCGGCAGTTTCAATCCGATTCATTTCGGCCATCTGCGGGCGGCCGAGGAAGTTCGCGAAGCGCTCTCTCTCGACTTGGTTTATTTTGTGCCAGCTGCGTCGCCGCCGCACAAAGTCGAGGGCGAACTTGCGCCGGGCGAGCATCGCTTGCAAATGGTGCGCCTCGCGACGAAGGGCAATCGCCACTTCATGACTTCGGACGTCGAGATTCGGCGCACGGGACGTTCGTATTCGATCGAAACGATACGCCATTATCTCGCGACGCTGCGCCAGCCGGCGACGCTCTTCCTGATGATGGGCGCGGATCAATTCGCGGAGCTCGAGACGTGGAAGGATCCCGACGAGCTGACGCGGCTTTGCAACATCGCGGTTCACACCAGATTAATGACGCGGGAGCAGACGCAGCCGCGCGTTTCATTTGCCGCGCTGAAACGGTTTGGCTACACTCAAAAAGAAGATCATTACGTGCATCCGAGCGGGCAAACGCTGTCATTCGTCGATACCACTTTTTTTCCTATTTCAGCGACCGAAATTCGCCGCAAGCTCCAGCGCCACGAATCGATCAATTACCTGCTGCCGGGCGACGTGGTGGATTATATCCAGCGCCACGCACTCTACTGA
- the rsfS gene encoding ribosome silencing factor produces the protein MNSIEKAYAVVEAALDKKAYDLVVLEAEHLSSIADYFVVATGRSDVQVQAIARGIEERMSKEEQRPLAIEGFQHAHWIVLDYDDIVVHLFYEPAREFYRLETNWIDSREVKLPEPFRTQARELRLRANA, from the coding sequence TTGAATTCGATCGAAAAGGCATACGCCGTAGTCGAAGCGGCGCTCGACAAGAAGGCCTACGATCTGGTGGTGCTCGAAGCGGAGCATCTGAGTTCGATTGCCGATTACTTCGTGGTGGCGACGGGGCGCTCGGACGTGCAGGTGCAGGCGATCGCGCGCGGGATCGAGGAGCGGATGTCGAAGGAAGAGCAGCGTCCGCTGGCGATCGAGGGTTTCCAGCATGCGCACTGGATCGTGCTCGACTACGACGACATCGTGGTGCATCTGTTTTACGAGCCGGCGCGCGAGTTCTATCGGCTCGAAACCAACTGGATTGATTCGCGTGAAGTGAAGCTGCCCGAGCCGTTCCGCACGCAGGCGCGCGAGCTTCGGCTCCGCGCCAACGCTTAG
- a CDS encoding GlsB/YeaQ/YmgE family stress response membrane protein produces the protein MLGAIVIGLVAGWLAGKLIRGRGFGLIGDLVLGLVGGVVGGWIFAELNVPGPSGAIGAIVVATIGAVILVWIAHAIRGVA, from the coding sequence ATGCTTGGAGCGATTGTAATCGGCCTGGTCGCCGGATGGCTCGCCGGAAAACTCATACGGGGCAGGGGCTTCGGACTAATCGGCGATTTGGTGCTCGGACTCGTCGGCGGGGTGGTCGGCGGCTGGATCTTTGCCGAACTCAACGTGCCGGGACCGAGCGGCGCGATCGGCGCGATCGTGGTTGCGACAATCGGCGCGGTGATCCTCGTCTGGATCGCGCACGCGATTCGCGGCGTCGCGTAA
- a CDS encoding desulfoferrodoxin: MANQLGKVYICGKCSSQVIVTKGGAGTVKCCGAPMEQKK, encoded by the coding sequence ATGGCAAATCAGCTCGGCAAGGTTTACATCTGCGGCAAGTGCAGCTCCCAGGTAATCGTCACCAAGGGCGGCGCCGGCACGGTCAAGTGTTGCGGCGCTCCGATGGAACAAAAAAAGTAG
- a CDS encoding enoyl-CoA hydratase/isomerase family protein, with translation MRFRGARATLTPAMASRLLDLIEQVEDDDSSRMLAITGAGANFCVGFDDGVDPRIVESLAVLSKPTVAIINGDAFDEGLELAMAADIRIAISSARFAIAQMQHGVMPHFGATQRLPRLIGAASALRMMLTGTALRADEALRLGLVAYLAKNRADLAQVSGRVAQAILSRAPLAARLVKDAVLKGYDMTLEQGIRLEEDLYALLQTTADRAEGVRAFLEKRKPLFRGA, from the coding sequence ATGCGATTTCGCGGCGCCCGCGCGACGCTGACGCCCGCGATGGCAAGCCGCCTGCTCGACCTGATCGAGCAGGTCGAGGACGACGACAGCTCGCGGATGCTCGCGATCACCGGCGCGGGCGCGAATTTCTGCGTCGGCTTCGACGATGGCGTCGATCCGCGAATCGTCGAATCGCTCGCGGTGCTCTCGAAGCCCACCGTCGCGATCATCAACGGCGACGCCTTCGACGAAGGATTGGAACTCGCGATGGCGGCCGACATCCGGATCGCGATATCGTCCGCGCGTTTCGCGATCGCGCAGATGCAGCATGGAGTGATGCCGCATTTCGGCGCGACGCAGCGCTTGCCGAGATTGATCGGCGCCGCCAGCGCGCTCCGCATGATGCTCACCGGAACGGCTCTCAGAGCCGACGAGGCGCTGCGGCTCGGCTTGGTCGCCTATCTCGCGAAGAATCGCGCCGACCTCGCCCAGGTCAGCGGACGCGTCGCGCAGGCAATCTTGAGCCGCGCGCCGCTCGCCGCGCGCCTCGTCAAGGACGCGGTGCTCAAGGGCTACGACATGACGCTCGAACAGGGCATCAGGCTTGAGGAAGACTTGTACGCCCTGCTACAAACGACAGCCGACCGCGCCGAGGGCGTGCGCGCTTTCCTCGAAAAGCGTAAACCGTTATTCAGAGGCGCTTGA
- a CDS encoding class I adenylate-forming enzyme family protein, which yields MNTVNFVTIPSSIVPDQEILVFGNRRLTYAELNDRVSRLCAVFKQLGLQPRDVLAVLDTNSDLYIQCYYAAAKAGLTFLPLNYRAKDAELEYMINTANTRLLLVGDRYAELIDRIRPRLKVAQIVALGNEASGMRHVEPLLAKAEPDDAEAEVEDEDISILMYTSGTTSLPKGVMLRFRDFAAYVTANVEMADGTDRGVALVCVPFYHIAGTTAYMTNIWTGRKLIVMSQFDPKSWLEIVQRERVTHAFVVPTMMKQLIDEPGFASTDFSSLTNLAYGGAPMPVQVIRRAIEVFPPKVGFVNAYGQTETTSSLTILGPDDHRLAGTAAEIELKLKRLNSIGKPLPDVEIKVRDDDGKFLSAGEVGEIIIRTPRIMKGYAGRDDDARLPDGWRATGDLGWLDDEGYVFFAGRKDDMIIRGGENIAPAEIETVLMSHPAVDECAVIGVPSVEWGQTVKAFVVPHKSPPVTEADLAEFCRSRLASFKRPETIEFIEALPKNPLGKILRKDLRAPGGAV from the coding sequence GTGAATACGGTTAACTTCGTGACGATCCCGTCGTCGATCGTGCCGGATCAGGAAATTCTGGTGTTCGGCAATCGGCGGCTGACGTACGCGGAACTCAATGATCGCGTGTCGCGCCTGTGTGCGGTGTTCAAGCAACTCGGCTTGCAGCCGCGCGACGTGCTCGCGGTGCTCGATACCAACTCTGATTTGTATATCCAATGCTACTACGCCGCCGCCAAAGCCGGCCTGACTTTCCTGCCGCTCAACTACCGCGCCAAGGACGCCGAACTCGAGTACATGATCAACACCGCCAACACGCGGCTGCTGCTGGTCGGCGATCGCTACGCAGAGTTGATCGACCGAATCAGGCCGCGGCTGAAGGTCGCGCAGATCGTCGCGCTCGGCAACGAAGCGAGCGGGATGCGGCATGTCGAGCCTCTGCTCGCAAAGGCCGAGCCCGACGACGCCGAAGCCGAAGTCGAGGACGAGGACATCTCGATCCTGATGTACACCAGCGGGACGACCTCGCTGCCGAAGGGCGTGATGCTCCGCTTCCGCGATTTCGCCGCCTACGTCACCGCCAACGTCGAGATGGCCGACGGCACCGATCGCGGCGTCGCGCTGGTGTGCGTGCCGTTTTATCACATCGCGGGAACCACGGCGTACATGACCAACATCTGGACCGGCCGCAAGCTGATCGTGATGTCCCAGTTCGATCCCAAATCATGGCTTGAGATCGTCCAGCGCGAACGCGTCACGCACGCCTTCGTCGTCCCCACGATGATGAAGCAATTGATCGACGAACCCGGCTTTGCCTCGACCGATTTTTCGAGCCTCACGAATCTCGCCTATGGCGGCGCGCCGATGCCGGTGCAGGTGATCCGCCGCGCGATTGAAGTCTTTCCGCCAAAAGTCGGCTTCGTGAATGCTTACGGCCAGACCGAAACCACTTCGTCGCTCACGATCCTCGGCCCTGACGATCATCGATTGGCAGGCACCGCCGCCGAGATCGAGTTGAAGTTGAAGCGCCTCAACTCGATCGGCAAACCGCTGCCCGACGTGGAAATCAAGGTGCGCGACGACGACGGCAAATTTCTCTCCGCTGGCGAAGTCGGCGAGATCATCATCCGCACCCCGCGCATCATGAAGGGCTACGCTGGCCGCGACGACGACGCGCGATTGCCCGACGGATGGCGCGCCACCGGTGACCTCGGCTGGCTCGACGACGAGGGCTACGTGTTTTTTGCCGGCCGCAAGGACGACATGATTATCCGCGGCGGCGAAAATATCGCTCCGGCTGAAATCGAGACCGTACTGATGAGTCATCCGGCGGTCGATGAATGCGCCGTGATCGGCGTGCCGTCGGTCGAATGGGGGCAAACGGTCAAGGCCTTCGTAGTCCCGCACAAATCGCCGCCGGTGACCGAAGCGGACCTGGCCGAGTTTTGCCGCAGCCGTCTCGCGAGCTTCAAGCGTCCCGAAACGATCGAGTTCATCGAAGCGTTGCCGAAAAATCCGCTCGGCAAAATTCTGCGCAAGGATCTGCGCGCCCCCGGCGGAGCCGTCTGA
- a CDS encoding enoyl-CoA hydratase/isomerase family protein, protein MASSDRAVLYNRRGPIALVTLNRPRQFNAYNMAMRDELFGVLGAIHDDSEVRAMVLRGAGPAFSAGGDLAEFGMAPSPIVARWVRFRRDVWGTMRALPIPTIAALHGYTVGGGLEMALLCDFAIAADDTKICLPETGAGMIPGVAGTQTAPRRLGLGRALDLCITGRWIDAEEALLVGLVADVVPAAHLDRASLQLAREVGRLPRAHSAMLKLAVWGGLELPLRDGLDLERRLAKRLAMVADRAARSGHRPAARRR, encoded by the coding sequence ATGGCGAGCAGCGATCGCGCGGTTCTGTACAATCGGCGCGGGCCAATCGCGCTCGTCACGCTGAACCGTCCGCGGCAATTCAACGCCTACAACATGGCGATGCGCGACGAACTCTTCGGCGTGCTCGGCGCGATCCACGACGACTCTGAGGTGCGCGCGATGGTGCTGCGCGGCGCTGGTCCGGCGTTCTCGGCCGGCGGCGACCTCGCGGAATTCGGCATGGCGCCGTCGCCGATCGTCGCGCGATGGGTGCGCTTTCGCCGCGACGTCTGGGGCACGATGCGCGCGCTGCCAATCCCGACGATTGCCGCCCTTCACGGTTACACCGTCGGCGGCGGCCTCGAGATGGCGCTGCTCTGCGACTTCGCGATCGCTGCCGACGACACGAAAATCTGCCTGCCCGAGACCGGCGCCGGCATGATCCCCGGCGTCGCAGGCACACAGACCGCCCCGCGCCGACTCGGCCTCGGCCGCGCGCTCGATCTGTGTATCACCGGGCGTTGGATTGACGCAGAGGAAGCGCTACTTGTAGGTTTGGTCGCCGATGTGGTCCCGGCTGCCCACCTCGATCGCGCGTCGCTGCAACTCGCGCGCGAGGTCGGACGGTTGCCGCGCGCGCATTCGGCGATGCTCAAGCTGGCCGTGTGGGGAGGTCTTGAGTTGCCGCTGAGGGACGGCCTCGACCTCGAACGGCGCTTGGCGAAGAGACTGGCGATGGTGGCGGATCGAGCGGCGCGTAGCGGGCATCGACCGGCTGCGCGGCGCAGATGA
- a CDS encoding amidohydrolase: MAAIAGKADLMLHEGVVVGHPESDSVAISGGQILALGNFADLKSMVGPRTHLIKLAGRAVAPGFIDSHLHFLEAAAAATGLSVQRCRSVGDLLADLRVAAGKTPPGNWLRAFGCDEALMYERRGPTRAELDQALPKNPLRLRHQTLHATWLNSRAINLLGLEAPNFAPPEGAQLFRDGAGKLTGLVVGMETWVTQHLPLVTRSELESRARVMSRELSAAGVTTFTDATTRNGSAEFELFAKLVQANAITQRVGVMAGAQHLDSIDHCAKVAHAAGIALAGVKFMPGYPYDRAGLSRPVRLALTRGLDCAFHVTEVEELEETLAALELARPQIPGDRAMPNLRIEHGGMIPPDYVDRLAALDAWVVTNPGFIHFRGPKYAEEPGLIPYLYRARSLKDAGIKLAGATDAPVTPARPFAAIAAAISRTTVDGAEMGVAEALAPIDAFALFTTEAARLAGLDTGAIEPDYLADLIVLPRDPLALPPADLMNISVDITIVAGKVVYERGRPAVASSDSADLHSG, translated from the coding sequence TTGGCTGCGATAGCCGGGAAAGCCGACCTGATGCTCCACGAGGGCGTGGTCGTGGGCCACCCCGAGAGCGATTCGGTCGCGATCTCCGGCGGTCAGATTCTCGCCCTCGGAAATTTCGCCGACCTCAAATCGATGGTCGGCCCGCGCACTCATTTGATCAAACTGGCGGGACGCGCCGTCGCTCCCGGCTTTATCGATTCGCATCTCCACTTCCTCGAAGCGGCCGCCGCGGCGACTGGACTCTCCGTGCAACGATGCCGCAGTGTCGGCGACTTGCTCGCCGACTTGCGCGTCGCGGCGGGCAAGACTCCTCCCGGCAACTGGCTCCGCGCGTTCGGCTGCGACGAGGCGCTGATGTACGAGCGGCGCGGACCGACGCGCGCCGAGCTCGACCAGGCACTGCCGAAAAATCCGCTCCGGTTGCGCCATCAGACGTTGCATGCGACCTGGCTCAACTCCCGCGCGATCAATCTGCTCGGTCTGGAAGCGCCGAATTTCGCGCCGCCCGAGGGCGCGCAGCTATTCCGCGACGGCGCCGGCAAACTGACCGGCCTCGTGGTCGGGATGGAAACCTGGGTGACGCAGCATCTGCCGCTCGTGACGCGTTCCGAACTCGAATCGCGCGCGCGCGTGATGAGCCGCGAACTCTCGGCCGCCGGCGTGACCACTTTCACCGACGCGACCACGCGCAACGGCTCGGCGGAGTTCGAACTCTTCGCCAAGCTCGTGCAGGCGAATGCGATCACGCAGCGCGTCGGCGTGATGGCCGGCGCGCAGCATCTCGATTCAATCGATCACTGCGCTAAGGTCGCGCACGCGGCGGGAATCGCGCTCGCTGGCGTGAAGTTCATGCCGGGCTATCCTTACGATCGCGCCGGCCTGTCGCGGCCAGTGCGCCTCGCGCTCACGCGCGGCCTCGATTGCGCATTTCACGTCACCGAAGTCGAGGAACTCGAAGAAACGCTTGCCGCGCTCGAACTGGCCCGCCCGCAGATTCCCGGCGATCGCGCGATGCCGAATCTGCGCATCGAGCACGGCGGAATGATCCCGCCTGACTATGTGGATCGGCTCGCGGCGCTCGACGCGTGGGTCGTGACCAATCCCGGCTTCATCCATTTTCGCGGGCCTAAGTACGCCGAGGAGCCGGGCCTGATTCCGTATCTCTATCGCGCGCGGAGCCTGAAAGACGCCGGTATCAAGCTGGCCGGCGCGACCGACGCGCCAGTCACGCCTGCGCGCCCCTTCGCGGCGATCGCCGCGGCAATCTCGCGCACGACCGTCGATGGCGCCGAGATGGGCGTCGCGGAAGCGCTTGCTCCGATCGACGCGTTCGCGCTTTTCACCACCGAAGCCGCGCGCCTCGCTGGACTCGACACCGGCGCGATCGAACCCGACTATCTTGCCGACCTGATTGTCCTGCCGCGCGATCCGCTCGCGCTGCCGCCGGCCGATCTGATGAACATCAGCGTCGATATCACGATCGTCGCCGGCAAAGTCGTTTATGAACGCGGACGCCCGGCCGTCGCCAGCAGCGACAGCGCCGACCTGCACTCGGGTTAA
- a CDS encoding folate-binding protein YgfZ: MESKDSANGAASGLEADYAAVVGGAGVRIFGERKIVRVIGDDRVTFFHGMCSADVKGAAPGAILPALILTEHAHVIADLFIWVTDDALLLDIEAEAWSRARAHLERLLVADDVEFEDELELSIIDVEGPKAAAAVQLVAGEALSLEKIWSHNGKTSAKTSETIEMIVGRMPRYGAPAFSVIVPSATAASIVASMIDQMPAVRLIDATVTEIIRVENGIARIGVDTTDKTIALEARLNRAISFNKGCYVGQETIERATARGALKKRLRGLGLESIAERGAVVSLQGKEVGRLSSVAWSPRFGAIALAILHHSAWTPGTRVSIADSGGATVSDLPFA, from the coding sequence GTGGAATCGAAAGATAGTGCGAACGGCGCGGCCAGCGGGCTCGAGGCCGACTACGCGGCAGTTGTCGGCGGCGCGGGCGTGCGAATTTTCGGCGAGAGAAAAATCGTGCGGGTGATCGGTGACGATCGCGTGACTTTCTTCCATGGGATGTGCAGTGCGGACGTCAAAGGCGCCGCGCCCGGCGCGATCCTGCCGGCGCTGATTCTCACCGAGCATGCGCACGTGATCGCGGACCTTTTCATCTGGGTGACGGACGACGCGTTGCTGCTCGATATCGAGGCTGAAGCGTGGAGTCGCGCCCGCGCGCATCTCGAGCGTCTGCTGGTTGCCGACGACGTGGAATTTGAAGATGAACTTGAACTTTCGATAATCGATGTCGAGGGTCCGAAGGCAGCCGCGGCCGTGCAGCTCGTCGCAGGCGAGGCGTTGTCGCTCGAGAAGATTTGGTCGCACAACGGCAAAACGTCCGCCAAGACATCGGAGACGATCGAGATGATCGTCGGCAGGATGCCGCGTTACGGCGCGCCGGCATTCAGCGTGATCGTGCCAAGCGCCACCGCCGCATCGATCGTCGCGAGCATGATCGATCAAATGCCCGCCGTCCGACTGATCGACGCCACAGTCACTGAAATAATCCGCGTCGAAAACGGAATCGCGCGAATCGGCGTCGATACAACCGACAAGACGATCGCACTCGAGGCGCGGCTTAATCGCGCGATCTCGTTCAACAAGGGATGCTACGTCGGGCAGGAGACAATCGAGCGCGCAACCGCGCGCGGCGCTTTGAAAAAACGCCTGCGGGGACTTGGATTGGAGAGCATCGCCGAGCGCGGCGCCGTCGTGAGTTTGCAGGGAAAAGAAGTCGGCCGCTTGAGCAGCGTCGCATGGTCGCCGCGGTTCGGCGCGATTGCGCTCGCGATTTTGCATCATAGCGCATGGACGCCGGGCACTCGCGTTTCGATCGCGGACAGCGGTGGCGCGACGGTGAGTGATTTGCCGTTCGCATGA
- the efp gene encoding elongation factor P, whose product MLIQATQLRAGMIVEYNKDLYRVMMITHITPGNWRGMVQTKLRNIKSGSQTENRFRSEDRVERVILNQHKMQFLYQDGDDFHFMNTENYEQITIPKELIEDVVGFLTPNLEVEVEFYETTPLNVTLPKTVALKVVQADPGMKTAAVNNTLKAATLETGMVIQVPHFVAEGDTITINTETHEYLSRSK is encoded by the coding sequence ATGCTTATCCAAGCGACGCAACTGCGCGCCGGAATGATCGTCGAGTACAACAAGGATCTGTATCGCGTGATGATGATCACGCACATCACGCCGGGCAACTGGCGCGGGATGGTGCAGACCAAGTTGCGCAATATCAAGTCCGGCTCGCAAACTGAAAATCGGTTCCGCTCGGAAGATCGCGTCGAGCGCGTCATCCTGAATCAGCACAAGATGCAGTTCCTCTATCAGGACGGCGACGATTTTCATTTCATGAACACCGAGAACTACGAGCAGATCACGATTCCGAAGGAACTGATCGAAGACGTCGTCGGTTTTCTCACGCCGAACCTCGAAGTCGAAGTCGAGTTCTATGAAACGACGCCGCTCAACGTGACGCTGCCGAAAACCGTCGCGCTGAAAGTCGTGCAGGCGGACCCCGGAATGAAAACCGCGGCGGTGAACAATACGCTCAAGGCGGCGACGCTCGAAACCGGGATGGTGATCCAGGTGCCGCATTTCGTGGCCGAAGGCGACACCATCACGATCAACACCGAGACGCACGAGTATCTGTCGCGCTCGAAGTAA
- a CDS encoding methyltransferase domain-containing protein, which produces MRSVERAHQMRRSPARPRDRAAPHPLRFGPNLYIAHTQPGFETIAADEIESRIRGAREITRRAVPDRAGMSIFFAPAPQPIASLRTAEDIFALAGYRAGLAPETSSLEKIRGAARDAPFVEAGVQWRVHFSPGSRAGRRLRFRVVARMAGEHEFRRVDFQRVVERGILERRDHTWRLDEADADVEFWATMIDTEFFITVRLSDDRMRHRDYKTAHRPASLRPATAAALAWLSSPQDDDVVLDPFCGAGTILIERAHLGRYSMLLGSDRDREALAAAEANVGNRYQPIKLENWDAAAIPLEAGSVDAIVTNLPWGIRYGTHGENRKLYPRWFAEFGRVLKSGGRMVLLTAEWRLMRDLERARKIAPEKTYRVSILGTPAAIYVCKKI; this is translated from the coding sequence ATGAGAAGCGTCGAACGTGCGCATCAGATGCGCCGCAGTCCCGCGCGTCCGCGCGATCGCGCCGCGCCGCATCCGCTGCGGTTCGGACCGAATCTATACATCGCGCATACGCAGCCGGGATTCGAAACGATCGCGGCTGACGAGATCGAATCGCGAATCCGCGGCGCTCGCGAAATCACGCGGCGCGCAGTGCCCGATCGCGCCGGCATGTCGATCTTCTTTGCGCCCGCGCCGCAACCGATCGCGAGCCTTCGCACCGCGGAGGATATTTTTGCGCTCGCGGGCTATCGCGCCGGACTCGCGCCGGAGACCAGTTCGCTCGAAAAAATTCGCGGCGCGGCGCGCGACGCTCCCTTCGTCGAGGCCGGCGTGCAGTGGCGCGTCCATTTTTCACCCGGCAGCCGCGCGGGCCGGAGACTCAGATTTCGCGTCGTCGCGCGCATGGCGGGTGAGCATGAATTTCGCCGCGTCGATTTTCAGCGCGTGGTCGAGCGCGGAATCCTCGAGCGGCGCGATCACACGTGGCGTCTCGACGAAGCCGACGCCGACGTCGAGTTCTGGGCGACGATGATCGACACAGAATTTTTCATCACGGTGCGGCTCAGCGACGACCGGATGCGCCATCGCGACTACAAAACGGCGCATCGGCCCGCGTCGCTGCGTCCTGCGACGGCCGCCGCGCTCGCATGGCTCTCGTCGCCGCAGGATGACGACGTGGTGCTCGATCCATTCTGCGGCGCGGGCACGATTCTGATCGAGCGCGCGCATCTGGGGCGCTATTCGATGCTGCTCGGCAGCGACCGCGATCGCGAAGCACTCGCCGCGGCCGAGGCGAATGTCGGCAATCGCTACCAGCCGATCAAACTCGAAAATTGGGACGCCGCCGCGATACCGCTCGAGGCGGGCAGTGTGGATGCGATCGTCACCAACCTGCCGTGGGGCATCAGGTACGGCACGCACGGCGAGAATCGCAAGCTGTATCCGCGATGGTTCGCGGAGTTCGGCCGGGTGCTGAAAAGCGGCGGCCGGATGGTGCTGCTAACCGCCGAATGGCGGCTGATGCGCGATCTCGAGCGTGCTCGAAAAATCGCACCGGAAAAAACGTATCGCGTTTCGATCCTCGGCACGCCCGCGGCGATCTACGTTTGCAAGAAAATCTGA